Proteins encoded by one window of Streptomyces uncialis:
- a CDS encoding FtsK/SpoIIIE domain-containing protein: MTTGNRLGLALLVVAVLVALGLLGWAGYCFARWYRADAETRASLRQARRMRWGWKRLAPMLGLAVKDATPTVLQQYGPQEQPTKPRVLVPHLRTRADAFGVTAIADALPQVGLSAWQDANEGLCDAWGMRRIRISQPKPGLIVARGFRREPLETVIRSPLLGPDGSPVCRPGQFVSTDDVLLGWDEDGTPIVLNLAYSAHALVVGLTRSGKSITVNTLLAYASLMRDVRLIVIDPNLGAVAPWWRTAYKVSDAIHPDEPTEILRWVREEMQRRERLFWSGRTDRITDFSPELPLLLVVIDEVANYTRHPDRKARERFEAELLAIASQGAKFGIRLWLLTQKPSADVLTTAVRTNLSARICHRVDTVEDSLHLFPDGRELDITAADRTMPQGVSIASVGDMRTPVRLRSVYLPTEACWQINDLMCAEGLKVRDLPDHIDLNKAA, from the coding sequence ATGACGACCGGCAATCGCCTTGGGCTCGCGCTTCTCGTCGTCGCCGTGCTGGTCGCGCTTGGGCTGCTGGGCTGGGCCGGGTACTGCTTCGCCCGTTGGTACCGGGCCGATGCCGAGACCCGGGCCAGTCTGAGGCAGGCGCGGCGGATGCGGTGGGGCTGGAAGCGGCTCGCCCCGATGCTCGGCCTGGCAGTCAAGGACGCCACCCCGACCGTGCTCCAGCAGTACGGCCCCCAGGAACAACCGACCAAGCCGCGTGTGCTGGTTCCGCACCTGCGCACCCGCGCCGACGCCTTCGGCGTCACCGCCATCGCCGATGCCCTGCCACAGGTCGGGCTCAGCGCCTGGCAGGACGCCAACGAGGGCCTGTGCGACGCCTGGGGCATGCGCCGCATCCGGATCAGCCAGCCCAAGCCCGGATTGATCGTCGCGCGCGGCTTTCGCCGTGAGCCGCTGGAGACGGTGATCCGCTCACCACTCCTCGGCCCCGACGGCTCCCCCGTCTGCCGACCGGGTCAGTTCGTCTCCACCGATGACGTGCTGCTCGGCTGGGACGAGGACGGCACCCCCATCGTGCTCAACCTCGCCTACTCCGCCCACGCCCTCGTCGTCGGCCTCACCCGCTCCGGCAAATCGATCACCGTCAACACCCTCCTCGCCTACGCCTCGCTCATGCGAGATGTGCGGCTGATCGTGATCGACCCCAACCTCGGTGCGGTCGCGCCCTGGTGGCGTACCGCCTACAAGGTCTCCGACGCCATCCACCCCGACGAGCCGACCGAGATCCTGCGCTGGGTGCGCGAGGAGATGCAGCGCCGCGAGCGGCTGTTCTGGTCCGGCCGTACCGACCGCATCACCGACTTCAGCCCCGAACTGCCGCTGCTGCTCGTGGTGATCGACGAGGTGGCGAACTACACCCGCCACCCGGACCGCAAGGCCCGCGAACGCTTCGAGGCCGAACTGCTAGCCATCGCCAGCCAGGGCGCCAAGTTCGGCATACGGCTGTGGCTCCTCACCCAGAAGCCCTCCGCCGACGTGCTCACCACCGCCGTGCGCACCAACCTGTCCGCCCGGATCTGCCACCGCGTCGACACCGTCGAGGACTCCCTGCACCTCTTCCCCGACGGCCGGGAACTGGACATCACCGCCGCCGACCGCACCATGCCCCAGGGCGTCTCCATCGCCTCCGTCGGCGACATGCGAACCCCCGTCCGGCTGCGCTCGGTCTACCTGCCCACCGAAGCCTGCTGGCAGATCAACGACCTCATGTGCGCCGAAGGGCTCAAGGTCCGCGACCTGCCCGACCACATCGACCTGAACAAGGCCGCGTGA
- a CDS encoding SCO3933 family regulatory protein → MPIDQSQALIILASESRPHFKDREGQQPAIDRATGAHLHLVDVMFAFNSRAEVITVKVPEPGLGKGLKVGMPVVFTGLVASAWENEINGKDRHGISLRADAVTAKAGA, encoded by the coding sequence ATGCCCATCGACCAGTCACAGGCCCTGATAATCCTGGCCTCCGAGTCCCGGCCGCACTTCAAGGACCGCGAAGGCCAGCAGCCCGCGATCGACCGGGCCACCGGCGCCCACCTGCACCTGGTGGACGTGATGTTCGCCTTCAACAGCCGCGCCGAAGTGATCACCGTGAAAGTCCCCGAGCCGGGTCTCGGCAAGGGCCTGAAGGTCGGCATGCCGGTCGTCTTCACCGGACTTGTCGCGTCGGCCTGGGAGAACGAGATCAACGGCAAGGACCGGCACGGCATCTCCCTGCGCGCCGACGCCGTCACCGCCAAGGCGGGCGCATGA